The DNA window GAGGCATCATGGAAGGTCCACTCAAGAGCATACTGGCGGGCACTTTTTCCGGGGTCTTCACTTGCGGCCTGGCGGTCCCGGCGATAGGCGCCACCGCCGCTATAGCCATGCCAGCTGGATGGTCCGTCACTCTATGGGACGCTCTCATAGTGTTCGGCCTAGGGGCCTTTCTGCCGGCTCTGATCATCCACTCCTCTGCGCTGCTCATTACGCGGGCTAACGCACTCAACGCGCTCGCCAGCTTCTGCGTTGCAGTGATCGCCACCACTGCTCTCACCTCCGGCCTGACTTACGCGGGTAACGCACTCGCCGCATTTGGGGTCGGCGCGATTACAGCGACACTTTTGACCAGCACTCTGTGGTCTAACAATTCATTCAAGCCGAACCCGCTTCGCGGGTCAGCTTAATTCAGGCGTTAGGCCTCAAGGAGCAACATCCGAATGACCGTCTCACAAGACCAAGTGTTGGCGTTCGCCGTCTACGAGATTCGGCAGTTGCTCGCACACCACTTAGGTAGCGGTGACACTCCTGATCCGGCCGCCCGCGCTGCAGCGCATCTTGCATATGCGCTTCACAATCAGGCTGACGCTGTTCTGCACGGTGGCAAGTTTGATCCGCAGCAGGCCGCTGAGGCTCTTGGCGCAGTAGATCGGATGCTAGCAACCAATTTTCAGGCGAGGCTCTCAGAGGCTACTAGCCATGAGGCCTAACAATTCATTCAAGCCGAACCCGCTTCGCGGGTCGGCTTAATTCAGGCGTTAGGCAGCTATGGAAGCAGTCGATGTCTTTGGACCAAAGCTAAGCGCTATGCTCGCCGCGCTTGCTGTCGTCTACTTTCTAATTTCGTTCGCGCCGGTATGGTGGCCTGCGCTCAAAGCATTACGGGCCAAGCCCCGACTGCCTCGACCACTTTTGTTTGTCTCCACTGTGGCTGCGTTGGTCTATGGCGTCTTTTCGTTCTTGGTCTTTGCAGTCCTGCTCCCCGTCGAGGCGTACGGCATCTTCATTGCGCCGTCGCTAGAGACCGCCAATTTGGCCTACGGCGCCGGCCTACTCCGCATCTCAGGGTTCTTGGCAGATTACTGGTGGGTCTTGGTTCCTCCGGCTCAGATCTTGCTTACTTGGTACATTACGGCCCAAGTCGGTCGGCGGTGGGTGCACATTTGCGCAGCGCCGTCTAACAAATCATTCAAGCCGAAGCCGCTTCGCGGCTCGGCTTAATTCTGGTGTTAGGGCTCACATGGAAGTAGTCATGCAACCTTTAGCCAATGATCTTGGCGACCGCATCATCAAGGTCAATCACGCCGGTGAGCATGGCGCTATAGGTATCTACACCGGCCAAATCCTCATGGCCACGCTGACCGCGCCAAAGATGCTTGCTGAGCTTCGCGAGTTCCGCTCACACGAGCAACGGCATAGGGCAATTTTTGGCGCTGAACTGGAGCGGCGCTGCCGTCGTCGCTGCCGTAGCTACTGGCTTTGTGGCATGGGTGGCTTCGTACTCGGGGCCATAACTGGCTTGCTGGGTAGCAGTGCTATTGCAGCAACCACCACAGCCGTTGAGAGCGTCGTGCTTCGCCACCTTGAACATCAGCTCGTTGTGCTGCAGGGCCATGATCCTCTCGCCGTATCAGCAATCTCATCCATTGTCGCTGAGGAGCAGCAGCACCACGACCAGTCTTTAGGGCACGTACAAGCCGGTACATTCTGGCCCAGGGTTCTCACGCCCATTGTGTCCGCCTCGACAGAGGCAGTAATTTGGCTAGGCATGCGGCTGTGAGCCCTAACAATTCATTCAAGCCGACGCCGCTTCGCGGCGCGGCTTAATTCAGGCGTTAGGCGGCAAGGAGGCAGCAATGCGAATTCTGTTACACGCAATCTGGGGCGTCGTGATCTTTCTCTCGCTTATGGGGCTCACTACATTAGTGATTGCGTCTGCGCTTGATTCGGCCGTGTCCCCAGAGCAACTTGGCTATTTGGTCGGGCGCAAGATCTTCTGGCTTCTTGGCGGCACAGGACTGATCTTATTTATCTTCTCTAGACGTGGGTGGCTACCTGGACTCCAACAGCCCGGGCAAGCCGCCTAACAATTCATTCAAGCCGATGCCGCTTCGCGGCACGGCTTAATTCAGGTGTTAGGCCGCATGAGAGATTTCCGCAAGATGCTCAGATGGATTCTCTTGACTGCCGGGATTATCTGGGGCCTTTTGCAGCTCAACGGTGCCATTTTTGCTGCATGGGTCGCGGGCGGGCCGCCTTCATCCAACCCAGACGGCTGGTTATTTGTCGCAGGCAACCGTTTGGCCTGGGCCGCCGCATCTTTCTTGGCGGGAGTCGGTCTGTTCATCCTGCTGCGCCGCGATCGCCCTGCCAGCCACTATGCTTTAGTGGCACTGGTGGCAGCTGTTCTTCTTACAGCCTTGCCATATATCCGCGAGTTCATCGGCTCGGATTCTTGCTTAGACTCAGGTGGTCGCTGGTCGGATCTGCAGTGTGTACATAGTGATCCGTCTGCGGCCTAACAATTCATTCAAGCCGACGCCGCTTTGCGTCGCGGCTTAATTCAGGCGTTAGGCCTCATGAAAACCGTTCTCAGCGATTTGGATGTCCTAGTCACCTCCAGCTATGTCAGCCTGGATTCAATTTTCTACGAAAGCAAAACCAATCGCTGCACCGTATTGGCATCTGATAGCCACACTCGCTACCAGCTCATCTTTGATGACACGATCGCGTTTCGTATGATGGACGAGCGGGAGATGTATGAATTTTGGTCTTCAAACATAGAGATGGTCACAAGTATTGAGGGCGCCGCCCTGCAAAAGGTTGAGGCAGGTGGATGGCAAGGCGCTGACGACCATATTCGCTCCTCTATCGAGGACGGCTTTTTTTGTCGGACCCCAGGGAGAGTTGCGGAATATCTAATGGTGACGGGCTATGAGTGTCTAAACATAATCTCGCTTCAGCCACTAGTTACAGCCGTAGCCCTACAGGCCCCTGGCGATGAGGTCTAACAATTCATTCAAGCCGAACCCGCTTCGCGGGCCGGCTTAATTCCGGTGTTAGGCGGCACAGTTGGATTTCGGCAACGTGGAGTGACAGGCCATGAATTACGATCAAACCCGTATCGAGGACGCGGTTCTTGCCCTCCTAGCCACTTTCAGCTTTGATGGTGGCCGAGCGTGGAAAGGCTTTGACTTTGACGTAATGGACCGCCTGCATGCACAAGGACTAATTGATGACCCGAAAGGCAGGTCCAAGTCGGTCTATCTCTCGCCAGAGGGCCTTGAACGAGGCCTCAAGAGCGCGGAGCGTCTGTTCGGTGGCGACCATGCAAGTGCCGCCTAACAGTTCATTCAAGCCGATGCCGCTTCACGGCACGGCTTAATTCAGGCGTTAGGCGTGTGACTTCTTCTTTGACTTGGCGCTCCCGGTTGCGCCAGCCACCGCGCCAGCTGATAGTTGGCAGGTCACCTCATCGGATGGTCAACGTGGCAAGCCCTGCATCGGACGCAGCACCAGACAACACGCTCGTCGCCGCATCGTCTCGGCGCGCCATCTTCGTTGGGCCGTCCTGGCCTAACAAGTCAATCAAGCCGAAGCCGCTCCGCGGCTCGGCTTATTTCCAGCGTTAGGGCGCACATGGCAAGATCATCGCAACCGCTCAAGTTCTGGAAGATCGCGCTTGCCCAGCTAGTTTTCGCAGTTACTTGCTCGGCAACTTGGTTCTACTTCAGGACGGCGGCATTTCTTGCTGGCCCACCCAGTGGCGATCTTTACGCTAACAACTGGGGATTCCAATTTGTTGTATTTGCAATCGTCTGGCTTCCAGCTACGCTCTTGTTCGTGGGTATCGCTTTGGCAATTCAGCGTGCTTGGCTTTTTCGCAATCGCGGCTAAAAAGTGGGCGGCAGTTCGCCCTAACAATTCATTCAAGCCGACGCCGCTTCGCGGCGCGGCTTAATTCAGGCGTTAGGCGTGTGCCTTCTTCTCTGGCTTGGCGCTCCCGGTTGCGCCAGCCACCGCGCCAGCGGATAGTTGGCAGGTCACCTCATCGGACGGTCAACGTGGCAAGCCCTGCATCGGACGCAGTACAAGACGGCCACTCTGTCGGCGCGCACGCCTCGCCGGCCACCTGCGTTGGGCCGTCCTGGCCTAACAAGTCAATCAAGCCGAAGCCGCTCCGCGGCTCGGCTTATTTCCAGCGTTAGGCGTCACATGAAACAACGCATAGTATTTGTAGATGTTGATGACACGCTGATCCGCTCTGCCGGCACCAAGCGCACTCCAATGTCTCCGGTTGTCGCTCGAATTCGTGAGCTGCACGCCCAGGACGTTGCCCTCTATCTGTGGAGTTCAGGCGGCGTGGAGTACGCCCGCGCCTCAGCTGTTGAACTGGGCATTGATGACTGCTTCGTGGCTTTCTTGCCAAAGCCTGACGCTTACATTGATGATCAAGCAGTTCATGAGTGGCGCTACTGCCAGCACGTGCTTCCCGGCAATGCAGGTGACGCCTAACAATTCATTCAAGCCGAACCCGCTTCGCGGGTCGGCTTAATTCAAGCGCTAGGCGGCAGAATGGGCCATCTCGCCAAGTACTCCTCTAGATCAGCTCTCGCTTTCGCATCCCCAATTATGGGGTGGCTATTTTTGACTCTATCCTTCCATGTTCCCGACGCGAACCCCCTCGGAGTAGCAATGGTGGGTGGGGCTGCGCTTCTCCTCTCTGTTGCTATTGGCTTCTGGCTCGCAATCTTTGCTTTGTGCTACAGCGAGAGACCAAGATGGGCAGCCATCTCTGCTCTGATATTCAATGTTCTATTTCTTCCATGCTGGATCGTTCTGTAAAGTGCGGCCTAACAGTTCATTCAAGCCGAAGCCGCTTCGCGGCTCGGCTTATTTCCCGCGTTAGGCGTGTGACTTCTTCTTTGGCTTGGCGCCCTCGCTAGCACCAGCCATCGCGCCGGCTGACACTTGGCGGGTCACCTCAACGGACGGACAACGTGGCAAGCCCTGCATCGGACGCAATACAAGATAATCGGCCAGTCGGCTCGCACGGTCTGCCGGCCACCTGCGTTGGGCCGTCCTGGCCTAACAAGTCAATCAAGCCGAAGCCGCTTCGCGGCTCGGCTTATTTCCAGCGTTAGGCGTGTGCCTTTTTCTTTGGCTTGGCGCTCCCGGTTGCATCAACCCTCGCGCCGCCTGACACTTGGCTGGTCACCTTATCGGATGGTCAACGTGGCGAGCCCTGCATCGGACGCAGTACAAGACGATCTGCCTGTCGGCTCGCACGCCTCGACGGCCATCTGCGTTGGGCCGTCCTGGCCTAACAAGTCAATCAAGCCGAAGCCGCTTCGCGGCTCGGCTTATTTCCAGTGTTAGGCGTGTGGCGTCTTCCTTGGCATGGCGTTCCCGCTTGCATCAGCAATTGCGCCGCCTGACACTTGGCAGGTCACCTCATCGGATGGTCAACGTGGCACGCCCTGCATCGGACGCAGTACAAGACAATCGCCGTGTCGGCTCGCGCGCCCTGTCGGCCATCCGCGTTGGGCCGTCCTGGCCTAACAAGTCAATCAAGCCGAAACCGCTTCGCGGTTCGGCTTATTTCCAGCGTTAGGCGTCAGATGACCGTTACCTCGAAACCATCGCCTTATCGTTGGAGAACCGCCTTAAGGCGGCGTTTGCCGTGGCTTCTGATTGACCTAGGAGTCGCAGACAAAGGAGTGGATTGTGAGGCCGCGGGCGGGACCCATTCTTGGTACAACGTGGACGGCAAGAGCAGTGGGTGCTACCACTGCAAGGTCATCCGGACGGGGCGCCTGTGGGAGTCGGCTGATGCCTAACCAGTCAATCAAGCCGAAGCCGCTTCGCGGCTCGGCTTATTTCCAGCGTTAGGTGCCAGGGATGAGTTTCCGGCGGCTTTTAAATTTCGTTGCCATCCTTGTTGGCGGCACTCTTGCGGCAGTGGGTGTGCTGCTGCCGGCGATTGCTGCGTTCGGAGATGTTCGTCTTGGCCAGACAGGCTTGGCACTTAGCGGCATGGGGTTCCTGCTCGCAGCAGCCCCGGCTCTCGCGGCCCCCTTCTCGGCTCGCTTTGCAAAGCTGCTGCTTCTCTTAGCCGCGGCATGTTTGGCTGCTTTTGCCGTCCGGCTTACCTTCTGGCCGCAGGCTGGTGTAAGTCCGACGCCGCTGGTAAGGGTTGCTGTCGTAGCATTCGCTGTGTTGCTCGTTCTACGGGTGTTCTTGGGTCGGCGCGGTAAGAGCGCCGGCCTTGGCACCTAACCATTCGTTCAAGCCGAACCCGCTTCGCGGGTCGGCTTAATTCAGGTGTTAGAACTCAATGGCCGGCTTACGGAAAATTGTTCTTCACTCGCTGCGAGGCTATCGCCCCGAGCTCGACGGGATCGTGGCGCAATGGATGAAGGAGGATGTTGGCTATGTCGGCGTTGTAGGAGCTGACGCGGCAAGAATCGAAGACGCAATCGATGAGTTGTGCGTCGGAGACGGTTCCCATCCATACTTCATGCTCACAGCCTCCCATGGCGCAGACGAGTCCCTTCAAGATGCTGTCTTCCTTGCGGAGCAACTATCAGGCGAGCTCGCTGGCGATGTCCGCATCGTCGAGTTCTAACATTTCGTTCAAGGCGGACACGCTGACGCGCGCCGCTTAACTCCAGCGTTAGGCGTGTGGCTTCTTCCTTGGTATGGCGCTCCCGCTTGCACCGGTCATCGCGCCGCCTGACGCTTGGCTGGTCACCTCAACGGATGGTCAATGTGGCAGGCCCCGCATCGGACGCAGCACAAGACGATCGTCGTGTCGGCTCGCAAGCGCAGCCGGCTACCCGCGTTGGGCCGTCCTGTCCTAACAAGTCAATCAAGCCGAAGCCGCTTCGCGGCTCGGCTTATTTCCAGTGTTAGCAGTCATGAAGATTTCGACAAGAATTGTTTTATTGGTTGTTCTTCTAGGGGTTCCTCAGCTGGCTTTGGCTTCCGATTTTAGGGGCGTACTTACACTATTCATATTTCTTCCATTGCTTGTTGTTGCAAACATCTTGGCGGGTGTGCTTATGCTTTCTCAGCGTTGCAGGATCTTCACTGCGTCGAGATGGATATCTATTCTATTATTTTTTCCATTTGCAGCATTATCGGCGGCGGTTTTCTTCGTTGACGCCATGCCCACCCTGCTCGACTGGAATATGGCAGATCTAAGAGATCCAAATGATCACGCCATTGCCTTTGTTGTTGGATACTTTTTTCTTATTGCGTCCCTGTCAATTATGTCCGTCAAGCTGGCCAAAAGGCCCCGCAAGCTCAAGTCAGGTGACAGCTAACAATTCATTCAAGCCTATGCCCATTCGCGGCACGGCTTAATTCAGCGACTGTCTTCCGATGAGTGGTTAGCAGGCCATTGCGGTCTCTTGCGCTGGCTCGGCGCGAGGGGCGCTTTGACGATCTTCGATAGCTTGCGCATACATACAACCAGCGTAGCTTGGCCAGCTTTTGGCATTCCCGCGGTTGCTGAGGACACACCTTCATCTCGGGGGCCAGCCCACGGCCGAGATCTTGGGTCGTGTCCTCGCTTTTTTGATTCGCTCGAAGATGGTGGTAGCGAATGATGCCATCGCATATTCGGGGGAAATTCCCCGGCAGGTGCTGGTTGGAGCAATGGTGGCATTGCAGGGTTTCCCATCCTCGGTGGTGAACCTTGTGCAGCAAGTTGAAAGCGTTGCGGTCGAAGCACGCTCGACCTTCTGTCGGTCGCATCGCAGAAAGGATCCCGCGGCGGTTGACAAGGCTGCTCACTGTCAGCAATCTCTAAAGCACGGAGCGTAGAAACTCCTCTCATAGCGGTACCCACCTCCGAAAATCCGGTGGGTTTTTTGTGCCTGCCTCGCGCAGGGACAAGCCGACGCGATGCCTGCGTCGGGAGGGCGGCCAATACAACACCCGCAAGGGGAATACGCCCGCCGTCTATGAGCGGTTTCTAACCTCCCGACTTCCCGTCCGCCGTTCATGGCGGGCGGTCACTTCATGGTGAAAGGAGAAGCGGCGATGACGGAACAGACGTTTGACGATCAAGATGCGGGCGACTTTCTGCGGGAGAACAGCGGGCTGTTGCTGAAGCAGGTCAGGAATCACATCCACTTTCTGGCGCGGCTGGCCCAGTCAAACGCCATGGGCGGGACCCAGGACGTGGCACCGGACGTGGGCATGGCCGAGGTGTTGTCCTGCCTGGACCAGTTGTCTGAGCAGCTGGATTTGTTGCTCAAGGACGTGACCGCTTACGGGCGTAGGGGTCACCCACAGATGGCGGACCTTGCCGATGTCATTGCGGCGCACAGCGACGCTTCCGGAGAAGATGAGGAAGACGACGAAGAAGAAGCGTCATCGCCGGACCACCCAGGGGATGAAGAACGCGATGACGTCCCCGCATCCCCTGCCCGCCATGACACCTACGCGCAGCGGCTGGTCTTCGGCGTGACCCTGGCGCAGATCGACACGCTCCAACAGCTGATTGCGGGTATCAAGGCGTATGCCGATGCGGTGTTCGCCGATGGCATGGCGGACTTCGCACCCGGCACGTTGGCGACGTTGGGCAGCACGATCTTCGACCGGGCCAACGATGTGTCTGAGATCCTCAGGGAGATCAATGCGCAGTCGCTGCAGCAGGGTCGCGCGGGCTTTGCGGTGGAAGAGACCGCGCCCGCCTACCTCGTCCAGGGGCGGGCCGGAAGAAGCCATTTGTCGCGCGGCACGCAAGCGTGGGAGATGCCGGTGACACCCGTGGCGCGACACACCGATCCACTGCACCTGCACTGAGCGAGTGGCGAACGAGGACAGCCGATCTCGTTAATGATGCGGACCAGCGGCGGTCTCTGGGACGCCGCTGGTACGTCGCCCCAGGGTGAACGTCATCCCCGTCATATCCATGTGCGCGGTGGGCGTTCCCATTGGCTTCGGGCTCGAACTTGCAGCCGTCATCGCCGACTGGCTGCCGCGGGTGCCCCATCAATGGACGCGCGGTCACCGCCGTGGCGATGGGGCGACATTGTGGATTCCACACCGGGCCCGCTCGCACATGCGAGCGGCCGTACGGTCCGGCGCTTATGCGGACCTGCGCGCAATAAACTAGGGCGCTGATTCACACGTAGCGACCGACCACGCCGTCTTGGCTTGGGCGCCAGGCGCCAGGAGAAGTGTCATGGCAGGTGCGGCATCGGGGGGTATACGGATCTTGCTTCGCCTTGAGGGGCTCTGCGTCTTCGTCGTCAGCCTGCTGGCCTATGCAAGGTATGGCGGGACTTGGGGAGCATTTGGCCTGTGCCTTCTCGCGCCGGACCTGTCCTTGTTTGGCTATCTGGCCGGACCCAAGGTTGGTGCCATGGCCTACAACGTCGCGCACTCCCTGATCGGCGCGCTGGCGACGCTGGCGGCGGGAATCATGCTGTCCGCGCCCCTGGCCGTCATCGCCGGCATCATCTGGGTGGCCCACATCGGCCTCGACCGCGCGCTAGGGTATGGTCTGAAATATTCGAATGGATTTGGAGTGACCCACTTGGGTCTGATCGGGCGTACGCGGGTTGACGCCTGAACTTCAGTCAAGCCGAAGTCGATTCGTGGCTCGGCTGGGTGGGGAGCCGGGATTGAGGAGGTGAAGGTCCAGCGTTCGCAATCGTCCAGGTCTGATGCGTTACCCACGCTCGCGCCCAGTGCCAAGTCGCGTCAAAAAGCATTGCAGTAGACTGAAAGCATGCAACGCGACGCGCTTTCCCTGTCCCAGTACATCGTCTATCGCAACGGGGTCCCTGCGGGCGCGCGCGGCGGTCTGCGGAACATGTTTCATCGCGCGTTTGGTGCCGCGACGTTTGCGGGTTTCTGGCGGCACTGGAACCCCATCTTTGGCTATGTGCTGGGCCGTTACATCTACTCGCCGCTGCAGCGTGTTGTGCCAAGGCCGCTGGCGCTCATCCTGACGTTCGTGGTCTGTGGCGCGGTCCATGACCTGGTGACCATGGCGGTGCGTGGAGCGCCAGCGTTCTTCTTCGTCCCCTGGTTTGTTCTGCTGGGCACTGGCGTCGTGCTCGGACGCGCCGTTGGGCTGGATCTTTCAGGGCGGCCGTGGGTCGCAAGGGCCGCGGCCAACCTCGCCTATGTGCTGGCCTGCTTGGCCATCACGCTCGCTGGGGAGTGCTTCATCTGGTAGGGCTGCGCCCCGCTCGTCCCCTCAATCCTGGGCCGGGCTTCGGCTTGCTCCCGTCAGCGTCAGCCAGAGCGGACCAGGCCCGACGCGCCGCAGTCCTGAAGCGATCGTTCGCGGCGCGACAGCAACTCGTGCTTATCAATCGACGCTGTGGCTCGCGCGCGAGGTCTTCATGGAGCAAACGCGCCACGCGCTGCTGCGCCTTTGGTACGCCTGGATGGCGCTGCCTGGTGGCCTCGCGATGAACGCGGGCCGTGTGCCCGGTGCGCCGGATTTGCACGCCATCGCCGGCTGCGGCACAGTGCGCGGCCTTTTCGCGCAGGCACGGCGGGCGTCATGAAGCTCGGCATCGATTTCGGCACCAGCAATTCAGCGGCAGCAGCGGTCGTGGAGGGCGCGGTCGTGCCGGTGCTGTTCGGTGAGCAGGGGCAGTTCAAGACCTCGGTGTATTTCCCCGAGGTGATGCAGGAGCTGGATCAGTTCCAGCTCACCGCCGCGCAGGAATACGAGCTGCAGCAGCTGATCGAAGTCGGGCGGCGTGACGCGCTGGCCGCCGGCCAGGACCGCGGCGAAGACGCGTTGCGCCGCGACGCGCTGCGCGCGGTGCGGCGCGAATGGATGGAAGACCAGATGCGCCAACCGCGCAGTTCGGCCGCGCTGCTGCAGAATGCGGTCTATGGCGACGACGCGCTGGACGCCTATTTCGCCGAAGGCCAGGGCCACCTGGTGCAGAGCCCCAAGTCGATGCTGGGTTACGACCTGCATCCACGCGCGCGGCAGACCATCACCGGCATCGCCACCCACATCCTGGAGCACATCCGGCTCACCGCGCAGCGCCAGTTCGGCCAGCCGGTGCGCGCGGCCACGCTAGGGCGGCCGGTGCAGTTCCGCAGCTCGCTGGGCGAGGCCGGCAACGGCCAGGCGCTGGAGATCCTGCGCGAGGCAGCGCTGGCGGCGGGCTTCGATGCGATCGACTTTCTGGAAGAGCCCTCGGCTGCGGCGATGGGCCACCACGCCGCCAGTCCGACGCGCCACGAAGTCGTGGTGGTGGATATCGGCGGCGGCACCAGCGACATCGCCCACGCCGATGTCGGCGGCGCGCAGGCTCCGCAGGTGCGTCGCGCGTGGGGCGTGGCGCGTGGTGGCACCGATGTGGACCTGGCGCTGAGCCTGGCCGGCTTCATGCCGCTGTTCGGGCGCGGGCTCACGCGCGTGCCCAACCATCACTACACCGATGCGGCGACCATGCACGACCAGACCCGGCAGCGGGACTTCGCCCGCGCCCGCTTTGGCGAACGCGTGCCGCAGCCGTTCCGCGACCGGCTGCAAGCGCTGCAAGACACCGGCAACACCGCGCGCCTGTCGCGCAGCGTGGAGCGCAGCAAGATCGCGCTGAGCGCGGCCGACGCGCATGTCGACGCGTTGGAGTACATCGAACCTGGCCTGGCGGTGTCGCTGCAGGCCGCGGGCCTGGCGAGCGCGGCCGGCGGATTCGTAGGCGAGCTGCGGGCGCTGCTGGCGCAGGTGGCGGCCGACATCGGCCATGCCCCGGACGCGGTGTTCCTCACCGGCGGCATGTCGCGCGCGCCTTACGTGCGCCAAGTGGCGGCCGAGGCCTTCCCCAGCGCGCGGCTGGTGCACGGCGATCCGTCCTTCGGCGTGGTCCAGGGCCTGGCCCTGGCCGCGGCACAGGGCTAAAGCGCGGTCAGCGCTGGCTCGGCAGCGCGGGCAACAGCGTCGGCGATCAGGCGCGCGGTGCGTTCAACGTCAGGGGGTAGCCGGAGAACGGTTTGACCTCGTCCATCAGGAAGTGGGAGACGATCTTCTCCACGCCGTAGTCGCCGCCCAGCAGGGCGCGGGCGATGTCCTTCCAGTGGTGCACGTCGTGCACGATCACCCGCAGCAGGTAGTCGTAGGACCCGGAGACGCGGCTGGCCTCGACCACCTCGGGCATCTCAAGGATGCGGCGGTCGAACTCGGTGAACTCGTCCAGGGCGTGCTGCTTGAAGCTCACCTGCGCCAGCACGATGGTCGCCGAGCGGATCCGGTCCACCGCGACATGGGCGCGGTAGCTGCGGATCAGGCCGCGTTGCTCCAGCGCCCGCACCCGCGCCAGACACGCGCTGGGCGACAGCGCGACCCGGTCGGCCAGGGCCTGGTTGGTGATCCGTGCATCCTGCTGCAGCACGTCGAGGATCTTCAGGTCGGTGCGATCGGGCAATTTGGCTGACATGGCGGGGTTCTTGTGGCGGTGGGGCCGCCCGCCACGCTGCACGATGTGCGCAATTGGCGGGCCGGGACTGCAGATCCTGCGTTATTGCCGATGGTAACCCGCCGTTCCTGCGGCGTGCGCGGAATAAATTCCTTTCTAGATCAATTAATTGAGCGCGTGAAAGGCTCCGTGGTTTCTGCTGGACGCGGTTTGTAATTTCACCTACTACTGGTCTCGAGCAGGAGTTCGCTGCCAGGCGATGGGGAGGTCGCGCTGGCCATCAGGGGGACATCGGAGGTTCCGCCAACCCGCCAACCGTCCAAAGGGGACCGTCCGCCATGAAGTCGTTGCCGATCACCGCTCTCTCCCGCGCCGTGCGCGCCGCCTGTCTGCTTGGTTTCGCCGTGTCCAGCGCCACGCCAGCCTTCGCCCAGGACAGCGACAGCGCCGCCACGCCGCAGACCAAGGAGCTTGAGACCATCGTCGTCACCGCCGGCAAGCGCAACGAGTCGGTGCGCGAGATCGCCGGCTCGGTCAGCGCCGTCACCGCGGCCGAACTGGACGCGCTGGGCGCGCAGAGCCTGTCCGACTACATCCAGCGCACCCCGGGGGTGGTGTTCAACAGCTACCAGCCGGGCGTGTCGCAGGTGGTGATGCGCGGCATCGCCACCAGCGCGGGCAACGTGCAGGGCCAGGCCACCACTGGCTTCTTCCTCAACGAGGTGCCGCTGACCGAGCCGGGCTGGACCATCGTGGTGCCCGACATCGACACCTTCGACCTCAACCGCGTCGAGGTGCTGCGCGGCCCGCAGGGCACGCTGTTCGGCTCGGCCTCAATGGGCGGCGCGATCAACTACATCGCCAACGTGGCCGATACGAGCGGCTTCGACGCGG is part of the Pseudoxanthomonas sp. JBR18 genome and encodes:
- a CDS encoding DUF4260 domain-containing protein, whose protein sequence is MAGAASGGIRILLRLEGLCVFVVSLLAYARYGGTWGAFGLCLLAPDLSLFGYLAGPKVGAMAYNVAHSLIGALATLAAGIMLSAPLAVIAGIIWVAHIGLDRALGYGLKYSNGFGVTHLGLIGRTRVDA
- a CDS encoding MBOAT family O-acyltransferase, whose amino-acid sequence is MQRDALSLSQYIVYRNGVPAGARGGLRNMFHRAFGAATFAGFWRHWNPIFGYVLGRYIYSPLQRVVPRPLALILTFVVCGAVHDLVTMAVRGAPAFFFVPWFVLLGTGVVLGRAVGLDLSGRPWVARAAANLAYVLACLAITLAGECFIW
- a CDS encoding demethoxyubiquinone hydroxylase family protein, whose product is MEVVMQPLANDLGDRIIKVNHAGEHGAIGIYTGQILMATLTAPKMLAELREFRSHEQRHRAIFGAELERRCRRRCRSYWLCGMGGFVLGAITGLLGSSAIAATTTAVESVVLRHLEHQLVVLQGHDPLAVSAISSIVAEEQQHHDQSLGHVQAGTFWPRVLTPIVSASTEAVIWLGMRL
- a CDS encoding Hsp70 family protein; translation: MKLGIDFGTSNSAAAAVVEGAVVPVLFGEQGQFKTSVYFPEVMQELDQFQLTAAQEYELQQLIEVGRRDALAAGQDRGEDALRRDALRAVRREWMEDQMRQPRSSAALLQNAVYGDDALDAYFAEGQGHLVQSPKSMLGYDLHPRARQTITGIATHILEHIRLTAQRQFGQPVRAATLGRPVQFRSSLGEAGNGQALEILREAALAAGFDAIDFLEEPSAAAMGHHAASPTRHEVVVVDIGGGTSDIAHADVGGAQAPQVRRAWGVARGGTDVDLALSLAGFMPLFGRGLTRVPNHHYTDAATMHDQTRQRDFARARFGERVPQPFRDRLQALQDTGNTARLSRSVERSKIALSAADAHVDALEYIEPGLAVSLQAAGLASAAGGFVGELRALLAQVAADIGHAPDAVFLTGGMSRAPYVRQVAAEAFPSARLVHGDPSFGVVQGLALAAAQG
- a CDS encoding Lrp/AsnC family transcriptional regulator, translating into MSAKLPDRTDLKILDVLQQDARITNQALADRVALSPSACLARVRALEQRGLIRSYRAHVAVDRIRSATIVLAQVSFKQHALDEFTEFDRRILEMPEVVEASRVSGSYDYLLRVIVHDVHHWKDIARALLGGDYGVEKIVSHFLMDEVKPFSGYPLTLNAPRA
- a CDS encoding DUF6429 family protein, whose product is MNYDQTRIEDAVLALLATFSFDGGRAWKGFDFDVMDRLHAQGLIDDPKGRSKSVYLSPEGLERGLKSAERLFGGDHASAA